One window of Alteriqipengyuania lutimaris genomic DNA carries:
- a CDS encoding tryptophan 7-halogenase — MSQPREPLRRIVVVGSGPVGLLTAIGLRRALPQCEVVVATTIPAPSSFADYAATALPFTNKLHDRLGIDEAALVRSAGASHRLVTRYIGWSGQGTQGMMPYGGTGDPALQTRFAQDWGGGPRNAGGERPAGSLAEVLAQAGRFAPPPPDEDTPLAQVEYALRWNPHAYREMLIAIAQQLRIGRVPGDIAALEPDERGGLAAIAIAGQGRLEADLFVDCSGAGALLASALPEFSVVDWGDVLPVRRLLVAPRGQAMVALEDRVSLLEQGWLCEFAGRDGLQTTLAVGEGVPDDAAIAALGQRPAAVIPVVPARIAKAWQGNVIAIGDATAQFEPLGFLNLDLAHRQIDLLLEMLPGRDILALERAEFNRRAGLMLDGVRDTLALHYAAPRARDVFGQTAMPASVETALDQFTRRGRLPFQEESALLRQETTALLEALGHQRGLAPQHLDTDPQQVEAAQAAFDDRARAALAFAPPYAQWMESVTRAAAMPSV; from the coding sequence ATGAGCCAGCCGCGCGAACCGCTGCGCCGCATCGTCGTCGTCGGCAGCGGGCCCGTCGGCCTGCTGACCGCGATCGGCCTGCGCCGCGCGCTGCCGCAATGCGAGGTGGTGGTCGCGACGACGATCCCCGCGCCGTCCTCCTTCGCCGACTATGCGGCAACCGCGCTGCCTTTCACCAACAAGCTGCACGACCGGCTGGGGATCGACGAGGCCGCGCTGGTCCGCTCCGCCGGGGCGAGCCACCGGCTGGTCACGCGCTATATCGGCTGGAGCGGTCAGGGGACGCAGGGCATGATGCCCTATGGCGGCACCGGCGACCCGGCGCTGCAGACCCGCTTCGCGCAGGACTGGGGCGGCGGGCCGCGCAATGCGGGCGGGGAGCGCCCGGCAGGCTCGCTGGCCGAGGTGCTGGCGCAGGCAGGCCGCTTCGCCCCGCCGCCGCCCGACGAGGACACCCCGCTGGCGCAGGTCGAATATGCGCTGCGCTGGAACCCGCACGCCTATCGCGAGATGTTGATCGCCATCGCGCAGCAGCTGCGCATCGGCCGCGTTCCGGGCGACATCGCCGCGCTGGAGCCCGACGAGCGCGGCGGGCTCGCTGCGATCGCGATTGCGGGGCAGGGGCGGCTGGAGGCCGACCTGTTCGTCGATTGCAGCGGCGCGGGCGCGCTGCTCGCGTCGGCCCTGCCGGAGTTCTCGGTCGTGGACTGGGGCGACGTGCTGCCCGTCAGACGGCTGCTCGTCGCGCCGCGTGGGCAGGCGATGGTCGCGCTGGAAGACAGGGTCTCGCTGCTCGAGCAGGGCTGGCTGTGCGAATTCGCCGGCCGCGACGGATTGCAGACCACGCTCGCGGTGGGCGAAGGCGTGCCGGACGATGCCGCGATCGCGGCGCTGGGCCAGAGACCGGCGGCGGTCATTCCCGTCGTGCCCGCCCGCATAGCGAAGGCGTGGCAGGGCAATGTGATCGCCATCGGCGATGCGACCGCGCAGTTCGAACCGCTCGGCTTCCTCAACCTCGATCTCGCGCATCGCCAGATCGACCTCCTGCTGGAAATGCTGCCGGGTCGCGACATCCTCGCGCTCGAACGCGCCGAATTCAATCGCCGTGCCGGGCTGATGCTGGACGGCGTGCGCGATACGCTGGCCCTGCATTACGCCGCGCCGCGCGCCCGCGATGTCTTCGGGCAAACCGCCATGCCGGCCAGCGTCGAGACCGCGCTCGACCAGTTCACTCGGCGTGGGCGCCTCCCCTTCCAGGAGGAATCGGCGCTGCTGCGGCAGGAGACGACCGCGCTGCTCGAAGCGCTCGGGCACCAACGCGGACTTGCCCCGCAGCATCTCGACACCGACCCGCAGCAGGTCGAGGCCGCGCAGGCCGCGTTCGACGACCGCGCGCGCGCCGCGCTCGCCTTCGCGCCG